One stretch of Xanthomonas sp. DAR 35659 DNA includes these proteins:
- the pilH gene encoding twitching motility response regulator PilH has protein sequence MARILIVDDSPSQLLGIQRIVEKLGHETITATDGAAGVEAAKASLPDLVLMDVVMPNLNGFQATRTLRREPSTQHIPVILVTTKDQDTDRMWGMRQGARAYITKPFSEDELSEVIERVFSGEDAP, from the coding sequence ATGGCACGCATCCTGATCGTCGACGACTCGCCGTCGCAGTTGCTCGGCATCCAACGCATCGTCGAGAAGCTGGGCCACGAAACGATCACCGCCACCGACGGCGCGGCCGGGGTGGAAGCGGCCAAGGCGTCGCTGCCGGACCTGGTGCTGATGGACGTGGTGATGCCCAATCTCAACGGCTTCCAGGCCACCCGCACCCTGCGCCGCGAGCCCAGCACCCAGCACATCCCGGTGATCCTGGTCACCACCAAGGACCAGGACACCGACCGCATGTGGGGCATGCGCCAGGGCGCGCGCGCCTACATCACCAAGCCGTTCTCCGAGGACGAACTGTCGGAGGTGATCGAGCGGGTGTTCAGCGGCGAGGATGCGCCGTAG
- a CDS encoding DnaJ C-terminal domain-containing protein, with protein MEFKDYYATLGVEPSAGDAEIKTAYRRLARKYHPDVSKEAGAEDKFKAINEAYEALRDPAKRAAYDQLRAQGYRPGEEFHAPPNYGGAQGFDFEEVFGNGGAGGGFSDFFESLFARQQRARQGGAGPGPGAAPRGDTRAKLAVPLEAVYAGDSVRITINGKQLDVRVPKGVRPGQVIRLSGQGNGGSNLLLEIEYAAHPQFEVDGLNILYTLPVMPWQAALGTSISVPTLGGAVELKIPPDSDAGRKLRLRGRGLPGNPAGDQIVELEVLAPAPETEAQRKAYRGLAKAFGEAV; from the coding sequence ATGGAATTCAAGGATTACTACGCCACCCTGGGCGTGGAGCCCAGCGCGGGCGATGCCGAGATCAAGACCGCGTACCGGCGGCTGGCGCGCAAGTACCATCCCGACGTCAGCAAGGAAGCCGGCGCGGAAGACAAGTTCAAGGCCATCAACGAGGCCTACGAGGCGCTGCGCGATCCGGCCAAGCGCGCCGCCTACGACCAGTTGCGCGCGCAGGGCTACCGCCCGGGCGAGGAGTTCCATGCGCCGCCGAACTACGGCGGGGCGCAGGGCTTCGACTTCGAGGAGGTGTTCGGCAACGGCGGCGCCGGCGGCGGCTTCAGCGATTTCTTCGAAAGCCTGTTCGCGCGCCAGCAGCGTGCGCGCCAGGGCGGTGCCGGCCCCGGTCCGGGCGCGGCGCCGCGCGGCGACACCCGCGCCAAGCTGGCGGTGCCGCTGGAAGCGGTGTACGCCGGCGACAGCGTGCGCATCACCATCAACGGCAAGCAACTGGACGTGCGCGTGCCCAAGGGCGTGCGGCCGGGCCAGGTGATCCGCCTGAGCGGGCAGGGCAACGGCGGCAGCAACCTGCTGCTGGAGATCGAGTACGCCGCGCACCCGCAGTTCGAGGTGGACGGACTCAACATCCTCTACACCTTGCCGGTGATGCCGTGGCAGGCGGCGCTGGGCACCAGCATCAGCGTGCCGACCCTGGGCGGGGCGGTGGAACTGAAGATCCCGCCGGACTCCGACGCCGGGCGCAAGCTGCGCCTGCGCGGACGCGGCCTGCCGGGCAACCCGGCGGGCGACCAGATCGTCGAACTGGAAGTGCTGGCGCCGGCCCCGGAGACCGAGGCGCAGCGCAAGGCGTATCGCGGGTTGGCCAAGGCGTTTGGCGAAGCCGTTTGA
- a CDS encoding Hsp20/alpha crystallin family protein — MSIVRYRQWPAQAAFQNEIKQVFDRFFDPNGGTDESAVVTAQWVPRVDIKEETDRFVLYADLPGIDPSEIEVSMDKGILSIKGERKSESAADSERFSRVERRYGSFHRRFALPDSADPDGISATGYHGVLEVRIPKRPASTPRRIQVDTGATIVQ, encoded by the coding sequence ATGAGCATCGTCCGTTATCGCCAGTGGCCGGCCCAGGCCGCGTTCCAGAACGAGATCAAGCAGGTGTTCGACCGGTTCTTCGATCCCAACGGCGGCACCGACGAGTCGGCCGTCGTCACCGCGCAGTGGGTGCCGCGCGTGGACATCAAGGAGGAGACCGATCGCTTCGTGCTGTACGCCGACCTGCCGGGCATCGACCCGTCCGAGATCGAGGTGTCGATGGACAAGGGCATCCTGTCGATCAAGGGCGAGCGCAAGAGCGAGTCGGCCGCCGACAGCGAGCGCTTCTCGCGCGTGGAGCGCCGCTACGGCAGCTTCCACCGCCGGTTCGCGCTGCCCGACAGCGCCGATCCGGACGGCATTTCCGCCACCGGCTACCATGGCGTGCTGGAAGTGCGCATTCCCAAGCGCCCGGCGAGCACGCCGCGCCGGATCCAGGTCGACACCGGGGCCACGATCGTGCAGTAA
- a CDS encoding peroxiredoxin yields the protein MPIQPGERIPEVVLQRIRDGVEQVDTRTLFDSHRAVLFAVPGAFTPTCSEKHLPGYVEHFEEFRKRGIEVYCMAVNDPFVMQAWGKSQLVPDGLQMLSDGNGQLAKALGLEMDASSYGMGVRARRFALYADDGVVRALFVEAPGEFKVSAADYVLQHLPD from the coding sequence ATGCCCATCCAGCCCGGCGAACGCATTCCCGAAGTGGTCCTGCAGCGCATCCGCGACGGCGTGGAGCAGGTGGACACGCGCACCCTGTTCGACAGCCACCGCGCCGTGCTGTTCGCGGTACCGGGCGCCTTCACCCCGACCTGCTCGGAGAAGCATCTGCCCGGCTACGTCGAGCACTTCGAGGAGTTCCGCAAGCGCGGCATCGAGGTGTACTGCATGGCGGTCAACGACCCGTTCGTGATGCAGGCCTGGGGCAAGAGCCAGTTGGTGCCCGACGGCTTGCAGATGCTGTCCGACGGCAACGGCCAACTGGCCAAGGCCCTGGGCCTGGAAATGGACGCCAGCAGCTACGGCATGGGCGTGCGGGCGCGGCGCTTCGCGCTGTACGCCGACGATGGCGTGGTGCGCGCGCTGTTCGTCGAGGCGCCGGGCGAATTCAAGGTCTCCGCCGCCGACTACGTGCTGCAGCATCTCCCCGACTGA
- a CDS encoding ferritin-like domain-containing protein, producing MSNKPANDAKPLQNTAGLTDTATLRANARQSIEDGAITKSYSADREAVIKLLNDALATEYVCVLRYYRHYFMASGMLADAVKAEFLEHAQQEQEHAHKLAERIVQLGGEPDLNPDTLTARSHAEYKEGEDLRDMVKENLIAERIAIDSYREMINFIGDKDTTTKRILESILAQEEEHADEFSDLLEGWIGK from the coding sequence ATGTCCAACAAGCCAGCCAACGACGCCAAGCCGCTGCAGAACACCGCCGGCCTCACCGACACCGCCACGCTGCGCGCCAACGCGCGCCAGAGCATCGAGGACGGTGCCATCACCAAGAGCTACAGCGCCGACCGCGAGGCGGTGATCAAGCTGCTCAACGACGCGCTCGCCACCGAATACGTGTGCGTGCTGCGCTACTACCGCCACTACTTCATGGCCTCGGGCATGCTCGCCGACGCGGTCAAGGCCGAGTTCCTGGAACACGCCCAGCAGGAACAGGAACACGCGCACAAGCTGGCCGAGCGCATCGTGCAGCTCGGCGGCGAACCGGACCTCAACCCGGACACCCTGACCGCGCGCTCGCACGCCGAGTACAAGGAAGGCGAGGACCTGCGCGACATGGTCAAGGAGAACCTGATCGCCGAACGCATCGCCATCGACAGCTACCGCGAGATGATCAACTTCATCGGCGACAAGGACACCACCACCAAGCGCATCCTGGAGAGCATCCTGGCGCAGGAGGAAGAGCACGCCGACGAGTTCTCGGACCTGCTGGAAGGCTGGATCGGCAAGTAG
- the pbpC gene encoding penicillin-binding protein 1C produces MLQDDTAATHPARRTRRWTRLLPWLRWGTVALLSTLLLLDLAFPLPLPKSRDTSTLVVAADGTPLRAFADGNGVWRYPATAQSVSPLYLQALLNYEDRWFWHHPGVNPWALLRAAKQWVFSRHIVSGGSTLTMQVARILMPADVSTRTPWGKAQQVLRAVQLEVHLSKRQILQLYLERAPYGGTIEGVEAASWAYLGKPAARLSQAEAALLAVLPQAPSRLRPDRHPEAARAARDKVLERMVDLQVWPREQVDDARIEPVVARSLQAPLHAALLAERLRRQTPRAAHIVSTIDADLQRTLEDRVSAYFSQLPERTSAALLVVDNRDLQARAYVGSVTFGDRKRLGDVDMVQAWRSPGSTLKPFLYGMALDDGLIHSESLLVDAPQSFGDYRPGNFDEAFNGPVGAASALRLSLNVPAVDLLDRVGPARFAARLNNAGIGLKFPRGSTPNLALILGGTGAQLEELVGAFAALNRDGIAGHVRYTPTDKVIERRLMSPGAAWIVREMLEANPRPGYGVGTFDVGTRPRVAWKTGTSYGYRDAWAIGSTRRYTVGVWVGRPDGTPLPGQYGAVTALPLMFETIDSLPRARGDNAPRPMPGNVQQVDVCWPLGIAAAQTPPALCQRRFSAYALDGAVPPTFAERDARLWSAGRDTLQVDARSGLRLSPDCTRPHQAVPREIARWPALLTPWLHASERQAAQLPPLSPDCRDDGRGRSDVLRIEGLTDRATLARAPGSTSVRLQVRALGTTAPVDWLLDGRWIARTDGARTFQRDFAEAGDHTLTALASNGAWTQVRFRVLH; encoded by the coding sequence ATGCTGCAGGACGACACCGCCGCCACGCATCCCGCGCGGCGCACCCGGCGCTGGACGCGCCTGCTGCCCTGGCTGCGCTGGGGCACGGTGGCGCTGCTGAGCACGCTGTTGCTGCTGGACCTGGCGTTCCCGCTGCCGCTGCCGAAGTCGCGCGACACCTCGACCCTGGTGGTGGCCGCCGATGGCACCCCGCTGCGCGCGTTCGCCGACGGCAACGGCGTGTGGCGCTATCCGGCCACCGCGCAGAGCGTCTCGCCGCTGTACCTGCAGGCCTTGCTGAATTACGAGGACCGCTGGTTCTGGCACCACCCCGGGGTCAATCCCTGGGCGCTGCTGCGCGCGGCCAAGCAGTGGGTGTTCTCGCGCCACATCGTCTCCGGCGGCTCCACCCTGACCATGCAGGTGGCGCGGATCCTGATGCCGGCCGACGTCAGCACACGCACGCCATGGGGCAAGGCGCAGCAGGTGCTGCGCGCGGTGCAGCTGGAAGTGCATCTGAGCAAGCGCCAGATCCTGCAGCTGTACCTGGAGCGCGCGCCCTACGGCGGCACCATCGAGGGCGTGGAGGCCGCCAGTTGGGCCTATCTGGGCAAGCCGGCGGCGCGCCTGTCGCAGGCCGAGGCGGCGCTGCTGGCGGTACTGCCGCAGGCGCCGAGCCGGCTGCGCCCGGACCGGCACCCGGAGGCCGCGCGCGCCGCGCGCGACAAGGTGCTCGAGCGCATGGTCGACCTGCAGGTGTGGCCGCGCGAGCAGGTCGACGACGCGCGCATCGAACCGGTGGTGGCGCGCTCGCTGCAGGCGCCGCTGCACGCCGCGTTGCTGGCCGAGCGCCTGCGCCGGCAGACCCCGCGCGCCGCGCACATCGTCTCCACCATCGACGCCGACCTGCAGCGCACGTTGGAGGACCGGGTCAGCGCCTACTTCTCGCAACTGCCCGAGCGTACTTCCGCGGCCTTGCTGGTGGTCGACAACCGCGACCTGCAGGCGCGCGCCTATGTCGGCTCGGTGACGTTCGGCGACCGCAAGCGGCTCGGCGACGTGGACATGGTGCAGGCCTGGCGCTCGCCCGGCTCCACGCTCAAGCCGTTCCTGTACGGCATGGCCCTGGACGATGGCCTGATCCACTCGGAAAGTCTGCTGGTGGACGCGCCGCAGAGCTTCGGCGACTACCGGCCCGGCAATTTCGACGAGGCGTTCAACGGCCCGGTCGGCGCCGCCAGCGCCCTGCGCCTGTCGCTGAACGTGCCGGCGGTGGACCTGCTCGACCGGGTCGGGCCGGCGCGCTTCGCCGCGCGCCTGAACAACGCCGGCATCGGCCTGAAGTTCCCGCGCGGCAGCACCCCGAACCTGGCGCTGATCCTCGGCGGCACCGGCGCGCAACTGGAGGAACTGGTCGGCGCCTTCGCCGCGCTCAACCGCGACGGCATCGCCGGCCACGTGCGCTACACGCCGACCGACAAGGTCATCGAGCGGCGCCTGATGTCGCCCGGCGCGGCGTGGATCGTGCGCGAGATGCTGGAGGCCAATCCGCGTCCTGGCTACGGCGTGGGCACCTTCGATGTCGGCACGCGCCCGCGCGTCGCCTGGAAGACCGGCACCAGCTACGGCTACCGCGACGCCTGGGCGATCGGCAGCACGCGCCGCTACACCGTTGGGGTCTGGGTCGGGCGTCCGGACGGTACCCCGCTGCCCGGCCAGTACGGCGCGGTGACCGCGTTGCCGCTGATGTTCGAGACCATCGACAGCCTGCCGCGCGCGCGCGGCGACAACGCGCCGCGGCCGATGCCGGGCAATGTGCAGCAAGTGGACGTGTGCTGGCCGCTGGGCATCGCCGCCGCGCAGACCCCGCCGGCCCTGTGCCAGCGGCGCTTTTCGGCCTACGCGCTGGACGGCGCGGTGCCGCCGACCTTCGCCGAACGCGACGCGCGGCTGTGGAGCGCCGGCCGCGACACGCTGCAGGTGGATGCGCGCAGCGGCCTGCGCCTGTCGCCGGACTGCACGCGGCCGCACCAGGCGGTGCCGCGCGAGATCGCGCGCTGGCCGGCGCTGCTGACCCCATGGCTGCACGCCAGCGAACGCCAGGCGGCGCAATTGCCGCCGCTGTCCCCCGACTGCCGCGACGACGGCCGCGGCCGCAGCGACGTGCTGCGCATCGAAGGGCTCACCGACCGCGCCACCCTGGCGCGCGCCCCGGGCAGTACCAGCGTGCGCCTGCAGGTGCGCGCGCTGGGCACCACCGCGCCGGTGGATTGGCTGCTGGACGGACGCTGGATCGCCCGCACCGACGGCGCGCGCACCTTCCAGCGCGATTTCGCCGAGGCCGGCGACCACACCCTGACCGCCCTGGCCAGCAATGGCGCCTGGACGCAGGTGCGGTTCCGGGTACTGCATTGA
- a CDS encoding sensor histidine kinase → MEQRSAALQRFLGGYARLARLPAPVPAPLDLAPLCARVRRLLGDARVQLDLAPALRLRADADQLEQVLINLLRNALESGGDAPVALRARRDGAMARIEVIDGGAGLPPSDNLFVPFFTTKPGGSGIGLVLSRQILDAQGGGLDLQPRTDAPGSVATLRLPLADGEGDAQ, encoded by the coding sequence ATCGAGCAGCGCAGCGCGGCCCTGCAGCGCTTCCTCGGCGGCTACGCGCGCCTGGCGCGGCTGCCGGCGCCGGTGCCGGCGCCGCTCGACTTGGCGCCGCTGTGCGCGCGCGTGCGGCGGCTGCTCGGCGATGCGCGGGTGCAACTGGACCTGGCGCCGGCGCTGCGGCTGCGCGCCGATGCCGACCAACTCGAACAGGTGCTGATCAACCTGCTGCGCAACGCCCTGGAATCCGGCGGCGACGCGCCGGTCGCCTTGCGCGCACGCCGCGACGGCGCGATGGCGCGCATCGAGGTGATCGATGGCGGCGCCGGCCTGCCCCCCAGCGACAACCTGTTCGTGCCGTTCTTCACCACCAAGCCGGGCGGCTCGGGGATCGGCCTGGTGTTGTCGCGGCAGATCCTGGACGCGCAGGGCGGCGGCCTGGACCTGCAGCCGCGTACCGACGCGCCCGGCAGCGTCGCCACCTTGCGCCTGCCGCTGGCCGACGGCGAAGGCGACGCCCAGTAG
- a CDS encoding sigma-54-dependent transcriptional regulator produces MTETRTPSPPRILVVDDQADVREALRMLLKSAGYGMVGAESPELALGCLRGDEFAAVLVDMNYARDTTSGAEGLALIAQIAAQWPGLPVIAMTAWASIELAVAAMRDGAVDFIEKPWQNARVLGVLESRIALTRSRRDAQRLGEAQALLLQDTAAGFVAESAPMQRLVEDLMRIAGSDANVLLLGENGTGKSLLAQLLHQWSARRAQPFVKVNIGGLAPTLFEAELFGHVRGAYTDARQDRAGRFELADGGTLFLDEIGNLPLQQQPKLLRAIEDGEFERLGSSRTQRVDVRIVAATNADLDAEVAAGQFRQDLLYRLNTFQVRVPPLRERDADILPLARHYLAAACARYRRPLPALAREAERALLGYAWPGNVRELAHAMERAALLADGATLGSDALRLQPAQGAAVPVLSAQLTLEEAEALLLRQALAQQQGNLQRTADQLGITRQSLYRRLGKHGLRSDDGG; encoded by the coding sequence CGCATGCTGCTCAAGAGCGCCGGCTACGGCATGGTCGGCGCCGAGTCGCCGGAACTGGCGCTGGGCTGCCTGCGCGGCGACGAGTTCGCCGCGGTGCTGGTGGACATGAACTACGCCCGCGACACCACCTCCGGCGCGGAAGGCCTGGCGCTGATCGCGCAGATCGCCGCGCAGTGGCCGGGGCTGCCGGTGATCGCGATGACCGCCTGGGCCAGCATCGAACTGGCGGTGGCGGCGATGCGCGACGGCGCGGTGGATTTCATCGAGAAGCCATGGCAGAACGCGCGCGTGCTCGGTGTCCTGGAGAGCCGCATCGCACTGACCCGCAGCCGCCGCGATGCGCAACGGCTGGGCGAAGCGCAGGCGCTGTTGTTGCAGGACACCGCCGCCGGGTTCGTCGCCGAGTCCGCGCCGATGCAGCGTCTGGTCGAGGACCTGATGCGCATCGCCGGCAGCGACGCCAACGTGCTGCTGCTGGGCGAGAACGGCACCGGCAAGAGCCTGCTCGCGCAGTTGTTGCACCAATGGTCGGCGCGCCGCGCGCAGCCGTTCGTCAAGGTCAACATCGGCGGGCTGGCGCCCACGCTGTTCGAGGCCGAGCTGTTCGGCCACGTGCGCGGTGCTTACACCGACGCGCGCCAGGATCGCGCCGGGCGTTTCGAACTGGCCGATGGCGGCACCCTGTTCCTGGACGAGATCGGCAACCTGCCGCTGCAGCAGCAGCCCAAGCTGCTGCGCGCGATCGAGGACGGCGAGTTCGAGCGGCTGGGCTCCTCGCGCACGCAGCGGGTGGACGTGCGCATCGTCGCGGCCACCAACGCCGATCTGGACGCGGAAGTGGCCGCCGGCCAGTTCCGCCAGGACCTGCTGTACCGGCTCAACACCTTCCAGGTGCGGGTGCCGCCGCTGCGCGAGCGCGATGCCGACATCCTGCCGCTGGCGCGGCATTACCTGGCCGCCGCCTGCGCCCGCTACCGGCGGCCGCTGCCGGCACTGGCGCGCGAGGCCGAGCGCGCCCTGCTGGGCTACGCCTGGCCCGGCAACGTGCGCGAACTGGCGCACGCGATGGAGCGCGCGGCGTTGCTCGCCGATGGCGCGACGCTGGGCAGCGACGCGCTGCGCCTGCAGCCCGCGCAGGGCGCCGCCGTCCCGGTGCTGTCGGCGCAACTGACCCTGGAAGAGGCCGAAGCGCTGCTGCTGCGGCAGGCCCTGGCGCAGCAGCAGGGGAACTTGCAGCGCACCGCCGACCAGCTCGGCATCACCCGGCAGAGCCTGTACCGGCGCCTGGGCAAGCACGGCCTGCGCAGCGATGACGGCGGCTGA